The Streptomyces sp. ICC1 DNA window GAATGGCCGCCCACTTTTCGGTGAGGAAGCCGCTCACATCGACGGTTGCCGTGATGTGTCCGTCCGGTACCGACAGCACCTCCTTCCCGACCCGCGACAACAGCGCGCCCAGCTCGCCCACCCCCGAGTCGGGGTGGGTGGCCGCGTACAGGGCGGCAGGCTGCCACGGGGCGCCCGCCTCCGGGTACTGGTGTTCCAGGCCTGCTGCGTGGAAGGCCAGGACGGCCGCTTGATGGGTGCGGATGTGGTCGGGGTGGCCGGTCAACTGGCCGTAGGCGTCATGGGTCAACACCAGCTGTGGCCTTACGGCGCGGATGTGTCCGACGAGCATCCCCACGACCTCGTCGATGGGGGCGTCACACAGCCTCGGCCGGCCGGGTGCGGAGTCGGGGATGCGGGCGTCGGCGTAGCCGAGCATCCGGGGCTCGCCGGCGCCCAGAACCTTCAGTGCGTCGGCGAGTTCGGCGGCCCGGTGACTGTCCGGGGACCAGGTCGCGGTGACGACCGCGGTGTCGGCACCGGCTGCGGCGTGCTGCGCGAGCACGCCGCCGGCGAGGAGTGACTCGTCGTCGGGGTGGGCGAAGACCCCGAGGAGGGACGGCTGCCACAGGGCGGGCGGTGAGTTCATGGGCGTAGAACCCTTCTGGAACGTGTGACTCGGCGTGGGTCTGACACGGGCGGGAAGAATCCGGTTATGCAGTCCCGGGGCCGGAGGGGTGGAAGGCGGCCGCGGCTGGATGGTCGAGCGGGAGGCTCGGATTCCACGCGGTCAGGCACTGAGCGCTCGGCACGAACAGAGGCTGCGGCAGCGCGTCCCGGGGCCAGAACCTCCAGGCTCCGATGGTCTCTTCGCGCTGCAGCGGTACGCCGGACCACCGGGTGACCAGGACGGGCACTGTCACCCGGACGATGTCACCCACCCGGTCCAGGAGGGTGCCCAGCACGACGGTGTCGGCGACATCGGCCACGAGGCCGGCCTCCTCGTGGAGTTCGCGTACGGCGGCCTCGGCGAAGGTCTCGCCGGGCTCAACGGATCCACCCGGCATTTCGAAGGTCCCACCCTGGTGTTGGCCTAGGAGGACACCATCCGGACCGTGGATGATCACGCCGACCCCCACGACCGCGCGCGGAGGCGGTGGAGTGCTGGTGCGCTGGCGGCTCGGCACCCTCTGTGGCCGCCGGGCCTCGTACAGCCGGTAGGAGGCCTGGTTGTCCGGCTGCGGCGCGTCGATCGCCGTGGCCTTCTCCAGGGTGAGGCCGTGCTCGACCAGGAGGTCTTCCCACAGCTGGGTGGTCAGGACCCACATGTGGACGGGGTGGGTCTGGTCGGTGCCGGGCAGTCGCAGGATCTCTGGGCGTGGGGTGGCGGCCGTGGAGGGTCCGGCCCCAGCGGAGTTGGTGTGCAGTGCAGAGAACAGGAGGCGCCCACCGGGCTTCAGGGCATTGCCCAGCGCGGGCAAGAGCCGGTTGGGGTCCAGGAAGGGCAGGCCGTTGACGGAGTAGATGAGGTCGTACGGGGCTGCGTCCCGTAGGTGGGCGACGGCGTCGGCGCACACGAAGCGGAGCCCGGGAGTGGTCGGGTACCGGGTGACGGCGCGCTCGTGCTGGGTGGGGGAGGCGTCCACGCCGGTGACGTCGGCGCCCAGGGCGGCCAGGCGGGCGGCGTGCCGGCCCACTCCGCTGCCGAGGTCGAGGATGCGGAGCCCTGCCACGTCCCCGAGGCTCTCGATGCCGGGCCCGGTGTCGGTGACGCCCCAGTCCCACCGCTCGATCTCCGGCAGGTCCGGGCGGACGGTGAGCTGGTGCGCCCCGTAGGTGGTCCAGGTTTCGACGGTCTGGTTCTCGATGTCCATCAGCATGTCCTCCAGCAGGGTGGGGTGGGTCAGGGGTGCAGGGCGTAGCAGCGGAGTACGTCAAGGTCGTGTGTGCGGACGACGGACCAGCCCGCGGTGAGGATCTCGGCCTCGGCCGGGCTGATGCCGAGGCTTTGGAGCGGGTCGTTGTTCTCCCGGCGGCCGGTGATCTCGGCGACGACCCAGAAGGTTCCGCCGGGTACCAGGAGGCGGCGGACTC harbors:
- a CDS encoding PIG-L family deacetylase yields the protein MNSPPALWQPSLLGVFAHPDDESLLAGGVLAQHAAAGADTAVVTATWSPDSHRAAELADALKVLGAGEPRMLGYADARIPDSAPGRPRLCDAPIDEVVGMLVGHIRAVRPQLVLTHDAYGQLTGHPDHIRTHQAAVLAFHAAGLEHQYPEAGAPWQPAALYAATHPDSGVGELGALLSRVGKEVLSVPDGHITATVDVSGFLTEKWAAILSHRSEVARERPLPGILARLPADVRESIISTEYYIRLSAYPPHLGQREPSLGAEDWPVVHHRPL
- a CDS encoding bifunctional class I SAM-dependent methyltransferase/NUDIX hydrolase; amino-acid sequence: MDIENQTVETWTTYGAHQLTVRPDLPEIERWDWGVTDTGPGIESLGDVAGLRILDLGSGVGRHAARLAALGADVTGVDASPTQHERAVTRYPTTPGLRFVCADAVAHLRDAAPYDLIYSVNGLPFLDPNRLLPALGNALKPGGRLLFSALHTNSAGAGPSTAATPRPEILRLPGTDQTHPVHMWVLTTQLWEDLLVEHGLTLEKATAIDAPQPDNQASYRLYEARRPQRVPSRQRTSTPPPPRAVVGVGVIIHGPDGVLLGQHQGGTFEMPGGSVEPGETFAEAAVRELHEEAGLVADVADTVVLGTLLDRVGDIVRVTVPVLVTRWSGVPLQREETIGAWRFWPRDALPQPLFVPSAQCLTAWNPSLPLDHPAAAAFHPSGPGTA